In one window of Myotis daubentonii chromosome 13, mMyoDau2.1, whole genome shotgun sequence DNA:
- the LOC132214408 gene encoding splicing factor U2AF 65 kDa subunit-like, producing the protein MSDFQEFQRQLVENKQGRDKENRHRKRSCSRSRRRDRKRLSRSHDRRNRDQRSASRDRRRRSKPLARGAKEERGRLIRSPGHEKRKVRKYWDVPPPGFEHVTPLQYKAMQAAGQIPATALLPTTTPGGLAVTPTPVPGVGSQMTRQARRLYVGNIPFGVTEEAMVDFFNAQMRLGGLTQAPGHPVLAVQINQDKNFAFLEFRSVDETTQAMAFDGIIFQGQSLKIRRPHDYQPLPGLSENPSVYLPGVVSTVVPDSAHKLFVGGLPNYLHEDQVKELLTSFGPLKAFHLVKDSATGLSKGYAFCEYVDVNATDQAMAGLNGMQLGDRTLQVQRASVGAKNATPSTIHQTPVTLQVPGLLSSQVQMGGQPTEVLCLLNTVLPEELLDDEEYEEIVEDVRVECSKHGLVRSIEIPRPVDGVEVPGCGKVFVEFASVCDCQKAMQGLTGRKFANRVVVTKYCDPDSYHRRDFG; encoded by the coding sequence ATGTCGGACTTCCAGGAGTTCCAGCGGCAGCTCGTCGAGAATAAGCAAGGGCGAGACAAGGAGAACCGGCACCGCAAGCGCAGCTGCAGCCGCTCACGCAGGCGGGACCGCAAGCGCCTCAGCCGGAGCCATGACAGGCGCAACCGCGACCAGCGGAGCGCATCCCGGGACCGGCGGCGACGAAGCAAACCTTTGGCCAGAGGCGCTAAAGAGGAGCGGGGCCGATTGATTCGCTCCCCCGGCCATGAGAAGAGGAAGGTCCGCAAATACTGGGACGTGCCGCCGCCCGGCTTTGAGCACGTCACCCCCCTGCAGTACAAGGCCATGCAAGCTGCGGGTCAGATTCCAGCCaccgccctcctccccaccaccaccccgggcGGTCTGGCTGTGACCCCGACGCCggtgcctggggtggggagccagATGACCAGGCAGGCCCGGCGCCTCTATGTGGGCAACATCCCCTTCGGCGTCACCGAGGAGGCCATGGTGGACTTCTTCAACGCCCAGATGCGCCTGGGCGGGCTGACGCAGGCCCCGGGCCACCCCGTCCTGGCCGTGCAGATCAACCAGGACAAGAACTTTGCCTTCTTGGAGTTCCGCTCCGTGGACGAGACCACCCAGGCCATGGCCTTCGATGGCATCATCTTCCAGGGCCAGTCGCTGAAGATCCGCCGGCCCCACGACTACCAGCCCCTGCCCGGCCTGTCGGAGAACCCCTCTGTCTACCTGCCCGGTGTGGTGTCCACCGTGGTCCCGGACTCTGCCCACAAGCTGTTCGTGGGGGGCTTGCCCAACTACCTGCACGAGGACCAGGTGAAAGAACTACTCACATCGTTCGGGCCTCTCAAGGCCTTCCACCTGGTCAAGGACAGCGCCACCGGGCTCTCCAAGGGCTACGCCTTCTGTGAGTACGTGGACGTCAACGCCACCGATCAGGCCATGGCGGGGCTGAACGGGATGCAGCTGGGGGACAGGACACTGCAGGTGCAGAGAGCGAGTGTGGGGGCCAAGAATGCCACGCCGAGCACCATCCACCAGACCCCCGTGACCCTGCAAGTGCCGGGCCTGCTGAGCTCCCAGGTGCAGATGGGCGGCCAGCCCACGGAGGTCCTGTGCCTCCTGAACACGGTGCTGCCCGAGGAGCTGCTGGACGACGAGGAGTACGAGGAGATCGTGGAGGACGTGCGGGTCGAGTGCAGCAAGCACGGGCTGGTCAGGTCCATCGAGATCCCCCGGCCCGTGGACGGCGTGGAGGTGCCCGGCTGCGGGAAGGTCTTCGTGGAGTTCGCCTCTGTGTGTGACTGCCAGAAAGCCATGCAGGGCCTGACAGGTCGCAAGTTCGCCAACAGAGTGGTTGTCACAAAATACTGTGACCCCGACTCTTACCACCGCCGGGACTTCGGGTAG